From the genome of Chania multitudinisentens RB-25, one region includes:
- a CDS encoding extracellular solute-binding protein: MKKTLYPMAFMLLITGMTSYADTKETTWVADKPVNLTIHMHFRDKWVWDDNWPVAKEIFRLTNVKLHGTANKASTNSQEQFNLMMAAGELPDIVAGNDLKDKFIRYGMEGAFIPLNPLIEKYAPHLSAFFNSHPDVKRAITAPDGNIYYIPYVPDGQVSRGYFIRQDWLDKLGLQMPQTVEELYSVLKAFKEQDPNGNGKPDEIPFLNRDPEEVFRLVNFWGARSTGSNTWMDFYVEDGKIKHPFAESAFRDGIKQVGIWYKEGLIDPEIFTRKARSREQLFGSNQGGMTHDWFASTALFNGALSKSVPGFKLVPMPPPINRLGQRWEEDARQIPRPDGWAISALNKDPVSTIKLFDFYFSPKGRILSNFGTEGVTYTMKEGKPVFMDSILSSDKPVNNQMYDIGAQIPLGYWMDYNYEKQWTNAIALKGIEMYTQGKYVLPQFPGVNMTPAEREIYDKYWSDIKTYMFEMSQSWVMGTQDPEKTWDEYQRQLKKRGFDQVLTLVQQAYDRQYKK; the protein is encoded by the coding sequence ATGAAAAAAACCCTATATCCCATGGCATTTATGCTGTTAATTACCGGCATGACCAGTTATGCCGACACCAAGGAAACTACATGGGTTGCCGATAAACCGGTCAACCTCACTATCCATATGCATTTCCGCGACAAATGGGTGTGGGATGATAATTGGCCTGTGGCTAAAGAAATCTTCCGCCTGACCAATGTGAAATTGCATGGTACGGCCAATAAGGCCTCAACCAATAGCCAGGAACAATTCAACCTGATGATGGCAGCGGGAGAATTACCCGATATTGTGGCGGGTAACGATCTGAAAGATAAATTTATCCGTTACGGTATGGAAGGGGCATTTATTCCGCTGAATCCCCTCATAGAAAAATATGCGCCTCACCTGAGCGCTTTCTTCAACAGCCACCCTGACGTCAAGCGGGCAATTACCGCACCGGATGGCAACATTTACTATATTCCTTACGTGCCGGATGGGCAGGTATCCCGCGGTTATTTTATCCGCCAGGACTGGCTGGATAAACTCGGGCTGCAAATGCCACAAACGGTTGAGGAGTTGTACAGCGTACTGAAAGCGTTTAAAGAGCAGGATCCGAATGGCAACGGCAAGCCGGATGAAATCCCCTTTTTGAATCGCGATCCGGAAGAGGTATTCCGGCTGGTTAATTTCTGGGGCGCACGCTCTACCGGCTCGAACACCTGGATGGATTTCTATGTTGAAGACGGCAAAATCAAGCACCCCTTTGCAGAATCCGCTTTTCGCGATGGCATCAAACAGGTCGGTATCTGGTACAAGGAAGGGTTGATCGACCCGGAAATCTTCACCCGGAAGGCGCGTTCACGTGAACAATTGTTTGGCAGCAATCAGGGTGGGATGACCCATGACTGGTTCGCCAGCACCGCCCTGTTCAACGGTGCCTTAAGCAAGTCCGTTCCCGGTTTTAAACTGGTGCCGATGCCACCGCCGATTAATCGTCTGGGGCAACGTTGGGAAGAGGATGCCCGCCAGATCCCTCGCCCCGATGGTTGGGCAATTAGCGCCTTGAATAAAGATCCGGTCAGCACCATCAAGTTATTTGATTTCTACTTCAGCCCCAAGGGCCGTATTTTGTCGAACTTCGGTACCGAGGGCGTCACATATACGATGAAAGAGGGCAAGCCGGTATTTATGGACAGTATTCTGTCATCAGATAAACCGGTTAATAACCAGATGTATGATATCGGTGCGCAAATCCCGCTCGGTTATTGGATGGATTACAACTACGAAAAACAGTGGACCAATGCTATCGCCTTAAAAGGCATTGAAATGTATACCCAGGGAAAATATGTCTTGCCGCAATTCCCTGGCGTCAATATGACCCCCGCTGAACGTGAGATCTATGACAAATATTGGTCAGACATAAAAACCTATATGTTCGAAATGAGCCAGTCGTGGGTAATGGGTACACAGGACCCGGAAAAAACCTGGGATGAATATCAGCGTCAGTTGAAAAAACGCGGATTCGACCAGGTTCTCACTTTAGTACAGCAAGCCTATGACAGGCAGTATAAAAAATAA
- a CDS encoding extracellular solute-binding protein: protein MRKIICLAALAVNIALGASAATAAEPTWIVQDPLTLQIHMHFRDKWVWNENWPVAQEVARLTNVKLVGTANKAATNSLEQFNLMLASNELPDIVGGDNLKDNFIRYGMEGAFIPLNELIAKHAPNLKTFFDAHPEIAKAITAPDGNLYFIPYVPDGATARGYFIRQDWLDKLGLKVPQTTEELYTVLKAFREMDPNGNGKKDETPFIDRHPEEVFRLVNFWGARASGSNNYLDFYVEDGKIKHPFAEEAFKTGMVGVAKWYKEGLIDPEIFTRKARSREQQFGGNVGGMTHDWFASTMTFNDTMSKNIPGFKLIPIAPPANTKGERWEEDTRQRVRPDGWAITVKNQHPIETIKLFDFYFSPQGRNIANFGVEGKTFEMKDGKPQFMDSVLKNEKPVNNQLYDIGAQIPIGYWMDYDYERQWTSPDALAGIDMYQKGNYHLPAFDGVNMTQEERQIYDKYWPELKTFMYESAQAWVIGTRDPQKDWDNYQKQLKQRGLDQVLAVMQKAYDRQYKS from the coding sequence ATGAGAAAAATAATCTGTCTGGCAGCACTGGCGGTGAATATCGCACTGGGCGCATCGGCAGCCACTGCGGCCGAACCCACCTGGATCGTGCAAGACCCGTTAACCCTGCAAATTCACATGCATTTCCGTGATAAATGGGTATGGAATGAAAATTGGCCAGTCGCACAAGAAGTCGCTCGTCTGACCAACGTGAAGCTGGTAGGCACGGCCAATAAAGCCGCGACAAACAGCCTTGAACAATTCAACCTGATGCTTGCGTCCAATGAGCTGCCTGACATCGTCGGTGGTGATAATCTGAAAGACAATTTTATCCGCTATGGCATGGAAGGGGCTTTTATTCCCCTGAATGAGCTGATTGCCAAGCATGCTCCCAATCTGAAAACCTTCTTTGATGCTCATCCCGAAATTGCTAAAGCCATCACCGCGCCCGACGGTAACCTCTATTTTATTCCCTACGTTCCAGACGGAGCCACCGCGCGTGGTTACTTTATCCGCCAAGATTGGCTGGACAAACTGGGCCTGAAAGTGCCACAAACGACCGAAGAACTGTATACCGTTTTGAAAGCGTTCCGCGAAATGGACCCTAACGGTAATGGCAAGAAAGATGAAACGCCTTTTATTGACCGCCACCCGGAAGAAGTATTCCGCTTGGTCAACTTCTGGGGAGCCAGAGCTTCCGGCTCCAATAACTACCTGGATTTCTATGTCGAGGACGGCAAGATCAAGCATCCATTCGCCGAAGAAGCCTTTAAGACCGGGATGGTCGGCGTGGCAAAATGGTACAAGGAAGGGCTGATCGACCCGGAAATTTTCACCCGTAAAGCCCGCTCACGGGAACAACAGTTTGGAGGAAACGTTGGCGGCATGACGCATGATTGGTTCGCCAGCACCATGACCTTCAACGACACCATGTCCAAAAACATCCCTGGTTTTAAATTGATCCCTATCGCCCCGCCCGCCAATACCAAAGGGGAACGTTGGGAAGAAGATACGCGCCAGCGCGTGCGTCCTGATGGCTGGGCGATTACGGTGAAGAACCAGCATCCGATCGAAACCATCAAGCTGTTTGATTTCTACTTCAGCCCGCAGGGGCGCAATATCGCCAACTTTGGTGTTGAAGGTAAAACCTTCGAAATGAAAGATGGCAAACCACAGTTTATGGATTCGGTTCTGAAAAATGAAAAACCGGTCAATAACCAACTTTACGATATAGGCGCGCAGATCCCGATTGGGTATTGGATGGATTATGACTACGAACGGCAATGGACCTCTCCTGATGCGTTGGCAGGCATTGATATGTACCAGAAAGGTAACTACCACCTCCCAGCCTTCGACGGCGTTAACATGACCCAAGAGGAACGTCAGATATACGATAAATACTGGCCAGAGCTGAAAACCTTCATGTATGAAAGTGCGCAAGCCTGGGTGATCGGCACCCGAGATCCGCAGAAAGATTGGGACAATTACCAGAAACAGCTAAAACAACGCGGTCTGGATCAGGTTCTGGCCGTCATGCAAAAAGCCTATGATCGTCAATATAAGTCATAG
- a CDS encoding DUF4962 domain-containing protein — protein MQTLIQPVATPITIAYAPDNQTVSENPPSFSWLPPSADKHCYLLRIECLSSGAQLLFCAIQNSFYRPDQTLNAGEYRWSYALWDNALQRQISEWSESRRFSLPEHLPQVPALTHHHRYRDCDLSHPRLWLNRTEISAFAQQLLQNPDYCQWQAFYDQSVAPWIDRPLIAEPLRYPGDIRVAALWRKMYLDCQEAMYAIRHLAIAGTILNDRGLLNRAKQWLLHVASWEPDGATSRDYNDEAAFRVAAALAWGYDWLYQQLQAAERQQIRRVLMIRLRQVAAKAIDGDGIHYSPYESHSVRAIASVMVPGSIVLLGEEPQAQEWLDYAINYYDALYPAWGGDDGGWAEGTHYWMTGMAYFIEAANLLLKFTGHNLYQRPFFQRTGHFPLYTKAPDTRRASFGDDSTLGDLPCLKLGYNLRQFAGVTGNPYYQWYFEQLRKQDNGSAMEFYNYGWWDFNSDSLQYLHDFPQVSAKTPDDLPLLHQFPAIGWVAIQQNMADPQQHIQWISKCSPFGALSHSHADQAAFLLYAYGEDLAIQSGYYAHFGSAMHLDWRRQTRSKNALLINGHGQYADRNKRDNLAYAGRLLSARQDNQSVIIEMDATAAYHHAVPELIRYQRDVHFIQQRYFIVVDHLLLREEADFQWLLHTLDACQLSNQRFCYQGQRAMLQGEFVYCSSGPLELKNHCGFAGIDVQEIAGLAPHWQLHAQSRRSKHHQLVTLLIPSARSNPLSVTYQQQGQNLIFVVEGQPYNLLLPDLYTLPA, from the coding sequence ATGCAGACCTTAATCCAACCGGTAGCGACCCCCATTACCATCGCCTATGCACCAGATAACCAAACGGTCAGTGAGAATCCGCCCAGTTTTAGCTGGCTTCCTCCTTCAGCAGATAAGCACTGTTATCTGCTGCGGATTGAATGCCTGAGCAGCGGGGCGCAACTGTTATTCTGCGCGATTCAAAACAGCTTCTATCGCCCCGATCAAACCCTGAACGCCGGTGAATACCGCTGGAGCTATGCCCTGTGGGATAACGCGCTACAGCGCCAGATTTCAGAATGGAGTGAGTCACGCCGCTTTTCGCTGCCGGAGCACCTTCCACAAGTTCCTGCGCTAACCCACCACCATCGTTACCGGGATTGTGATCTTTCACATCCCCGCCTGTGGCTGAATCGCACGGAGATCAGCGCCTTTGCTCAACAACTGCTACAAAACCCTGATTACTGTCAATGGCAGGCGTTTTATGACCAATCGGTAGCACCGTGGATCGATCGCCCTCTTATCGCCGAACCATTGCGATACCCTGGTGATATTCGCGTTGCGGCACTATGGCGGAAAATGTATCTCGATTGTCAGGAGGCCATGTACGCCATTCGCCACCTGGCGATTGCTGGCACAATCCTGAACGATCGGGGGCTGTTGAACCGCGCCAAACAGTGGTTACTGCACGTGGCATCGTGGGAACCCGACGGTGCTACCAGCCGGGATTACAATGATGAAGCCGCTTTTCGCGTCGCGGCCGCGCTCGCTTGGGGTTATGACTGGCTCTATCAACAGTTGCAGGCGGCGGAGCGGCAGCAGATCCGCCGGGTATTGATGATCCGGCTACGCCAGGTGGCGGCAAAAGCCATTGACGGTGACGGCATCCATTACTCTCCTTATGAAAGCCATTCCGTGCGGGCTATTGCCTCCGTCATGGTGCCTGGCTCCATTGTCTTGCTGGGGGAAGAACCTCAGGCACAGGAATGGCTGGATTATGCCATTAACTATTATGATGCTTTGTACCCTGCCTGGGGAGGCGATGACGGTGGCTGGGCTGAAGGGACTCATTATTGGATGACAGGGATGGCGTATTTTATTGAGGCAGCCAATTTACTCCTGAAATTTACCGGCCATAATCTGTATCAACGCCCGTTCTTTCAACGTACCGGGCACTTTCCACTCTATACCAAGGCTCCCGATACCCGTCGCGCCAGTTTTGGCGATGATTCAACGCTCGGCGATCTTCCTTGTCTCAAATTGGGCTATAACCTGCGCCAGTTTGCTGGCGTGACCGGCAACCCTTATTACCAGTGGTATTTTGAGCAACTGCGGAAACAGGATAACGGCAGCGCCATGGAGTTTTATAACTATGGCTGGTGGGACTTTAATTCCGACAGCCTGCAATATCTGCATGATTTTCCGCAGGTCAGTGCTAAAACGCCCGATGATTTACCGTTATTACATCAGTTTCCGGCAATTGGCTGGGTAGCGATTCAGCAAAATATGGCCGATCCGCAGCAGCATATTCAATGGATCAGCAAATGTAGCCCTTTCGGGGCGTTGAGCCACAGCCATGCCGATCAGGCCGCGTTTTTGCTGTATGCCTATGGCGAAGATCTGGCAATCCAGAGTGGCTATTACGCACATTTCGGCTCCGCCATGCATCTGGATTGGCGTCGGCAAACCCGGTCGAAAAACGCCTTATTGATTAATGGGCATGGGCAATATGCCGATAGGAATAAACGCGATAACCTGGCCTATGCGGGTCGTCTGCTTTCAGCCCGACAAGATAATCAGTCCGTGATTATTGAGATGGATGCAACCGCCGCTTATCACCATGCAGTTCCTGAATTAATCCGCTATCAGCGAGACGTGCATTTTATTCAGCAACGCTATTTTATCGTGGTTGATCATCTGCTGTTACGCGAAGAGGCCGACTTCCAGTGGTTACTGCACACGCTGGATGCCTGCCAATTGAGCAATCAACGTTTTTGTTATCAAGGTCAACGGGCGATGTTGCAGGGGGAGTTTGTCTACTGTTCTTCCGGGCCACTCGAACTGAAGAATCACTGCGGTTTTGCTGGTATTGATGTGCAAGAGATTGCTGGATTAGCTCCTCATTGGCAACTCCATGCGCAGAGCCGCCGCAGTAAACACCACCAGCTTGTGACGTTGCTGATTCCTTCAGCGCGGTCAAATCCGCTGTCGGTCACTTATCAACAGCAAGGCCAGAACCTGATTTTTGTGGTAGAGGGGCAGCCGTATAATTTGCTTTTGCCTGACCTTTACACCCTGCCCGCATAG